A region from the Aegilops tauschii subsp. strangulata cultivar AL8/78 chromosome 5, Aet v6.0, whole genome shotgun sequence genome encodes:
- the LOC109783007 gene encoding putative F-box/LRR-repeat protein 9, which produces MELQLDAPPALLPSVRDWSELPLDALTLVFKGLDAVDLLMGAGLVCHSWLEAAKAPELWRKVDMGRGPRDKEVMEKNRGVDLDHSNRGVGFAIRIPGKNNLSKSTQVMCAMAKVAVDRSDGKMEVFVGSNFVTDEILNYIGARYSSSYHRSVCTEQIIVPHQFCNRTYLISSRYLLYLLCRSPSLKGLALLSCYHVTSQGFTDLVSKCPLLEDIELSGCIGVSGDAMVATGRACLRLKRLVLDKTWTRRWDRGEVAGISMMHELRHLSLSRSDITNEELMAVVYACPCLEQLSVADCYNIVADNALRAKCATVKTLGLPASQDHHYDWDEFYAYGFGTASYHGDIGYGWMSNDRYASNGPYDYEFGTASYDHDIDYGWMPDD; this is translated from the exons ATGGAGCTGCAGCTAGACGCCCCGCCCGCATTGCTGCCATCCGTCAGGGACTGGTCGGAGCTGCCACTGGATGCGCTTACTTTGGTCTTCAAGGGGCTCGACGCCGTCGACCTTCTCATGGGCGCTGGCCTTGTGTGCCACTCGTGGCTGGAGGCGGCCAAGGCGCCTGAGCTCTGGCGCAAGGTGGACATGGGGCGCGGGCCGCGGGACAAGGAGGTGATGGAGAAGAATAGAGGTGTTGATTTGGACCATTCAAACAGAGGCGTGGGGTTTGCCATCCGTATTCCCGGCAAAAACAACTTGAGCAAGAGCACACAGGTGATGTGCGCAATGGCGAAGGTGGCCGTCGACCGATCCGACGGGAAGATGGAGGTGTTTGTGGGGTCGAATTTTGTTACCGATGAGATCCTCAATTATATTGGAGCCAGGTACTCATCTTCTTATCATAGAAGTGTTTGCACAGAACAAATAATCGTACCACATCAGTTTTGCAACAGAACATACTTAATTTCCAGT CGTTATCTCCTTTACTTACTTTGCAGGTCGCCCTCTCTGAAGGGGCTTGCCCTCTTATCATGCTACCATGTAACCAGCCAAGGGTTCACCGATCTGGTAAGCAAGTGCCCCCTGCTAGAAGACATCGAGCTTTCGGGCTGTATAGGTGTCAGCGGCGACGCAATGGTAGCCACTGGCAGGGCATGCCTGCGGCTGAAGCGGCTGGTGCTGGACAAAACTTGGACGCGTAGGTGGGACAGGGGGGAGGTGGCAGGCATCTCGATGATGCACGAGCTCCGGCACCTTAGCCTCTCACGCAGCGATATCACGAACGAGGAGCTCATGGCCGTCGTCTACGCCTGCCCGTGCCTGGAGCAGCTCTCGGTGGCCGACTGCTACAACATAGTCGCTGACAACGCCCTGCGAGCAAAGTGTGCCACTGTCAAGACGCTGGGGCTTCCGGCTTCACAGGATCACCACTATGATTGGGATGAGTTTTATGCTTATGGGTTTGGGACCGCTTCCTACCATGGCGATATCGGCTATGGCTGGATGTCCAACGATCGCTACGCTTCGAATGGGCCTTACGATTATGAGTTTGGGACCGCTTCCTATGACCATGATATCGACTACGGTTGGATGCCGGATGACTAA
- the LOC109783013 gene encoding receptor kinase-like protein Xa21, giving the protein MQAPSCPFPRMMRAVALQCLSVWLCSCATAASLAVLSSSGPADELNLLLFKSELSDPAGALSSWNTSNPLCRWRGVTCGRRHPERVVALNLNSSHLAGGRVSPFLGNLTFLRTLNLGDNDLGGQVPPELGRLSRLQVLNLSLNALQGSIPAALGRCTKLRVLNLRNNLLQGEIPVQIGSLENLEILNLFANNLSGQIPPSIANLSSLQTLNLGNNTLSGAIPSSFGCMPRLSLLSLQFNNLSGLIPPPIWNISSLKGLSVVGNALSGTIPAGAFANLPLLQLFYMSYNQFHGHVPAILANSSELQRIELGYNFFSGTVPPEVGGLQNLESLALSNNLLQATTPSDWNFMSTLSNCSQLQYLDLASNELGGMLPSSISNLSTSLVYLSLSRNRILGNIPERIGNLLQLQVLSLENNLLTGTLPSSLSILTNLGDLSLGRNNLSGSVPLTIGNLTQLSNLYLGYNTFSGSIPSTVGNLASLLNIDFSTNNLTGIIPSSLFNISTLSLGLDLSYNCLEGSIPSEIGNLKNLVEFRAASNRLSHEIPPTLGDCEILQNIYLQNNFLEGSIPPLLSRLKGLEILDLSSNKLSGQMPKFLEDLNTLHYLNLSFNNFIGEVPFTGIFTNATTVSVQGNDKLCGGIQDLHLPPCSFESSKKNKLLLKTIIIPLVAVLGVIFLVFFLLAWNKQRSNRNPSTASIQGYPSVPYLTLAKATNGFSTANLLGSGTFGSVYKGNLGGDRGDSANIVAIKVLKLQTPGALKSFTVECEAIRNTRHRNLVKIMTLCSSIDSKGDDFKAIVFEFMPNGSLEDWLHPDQNEEKHLDLLKRVSILLDVGYALDYLHSYGAAPIAHCDLKPSNVLLDVDLVAHVGDFGLARILTEGNSFPQNSTSSMGFRGTIGYAAPEYGAGNVISIQGDVYSYGILILEIVTGKRPTDSMFIQGLNLHKYAEMAIHGGVMDVVDMRLFSHIKKGSPATDDSSTFSRTYDPSDERRIDCLTSLLRLGVSCSQEMPVSRMLIKDTIKELRSIKDFLA; this is encoded by the exons ATGCAAGCTCCGTCGTGTCCTTTCCCCCGCATGATGCGGGCGGTGGCGTTACAATGCCTCTCGGTGTGGCTCTGCTCGTGTGCGACGGCCGCGTCGCTGGCCGTGCTTAGCAGCAGTGGCCCGGCCGACGAGCTCAATCTCCTCTTGTTCAAGTCGGAGCTTTCGGATCCGGCAGGTGCTCTGTCTTCATGGAACACGTCCAACCCCCTGTGCAGGTGGCGAGGAGTCACTTGCGGCCGTCGACACCCCGAGAGGGTCGTCGCGCTTAACCTCAACTCGTCCCACCTGGCGGGGGGACGCGTCTCGCCGTTCTTGGGCAACCTCACCTTCCTCAGGACACTCAACCTTGGTGACAACGACCTTGGCGGGCAGGTGCCGCCGGAGCTTGGTCGGCTGAGCAGGCTGCAGGTGCTGAACCTCAGCCTGAATGCCCTCCAAGGAAGCATCCCGGCAGCTTTGGGAAGGTGCACTAAGCTGCGGGTCCTCAATCTCAGGAATAACCTCCTCCAAGGTGAGATCCCTGTCCAGATAGGCTCCCTGGAAAATCTAGAGATCCTCAACCTTTTCGCCAACAATTTGTCGGGGCAGATTCCGCCGTCGATAGCCAACCTGTCTTCGCTCCAAACACTCAACCTTGGGAACAACACTCTGTCAGGGGCCATTCCATCATCTTTTGGTTGCATGCCCCGCCTCTCTTTGCTTTCGCTCCAGTTTAACAACCTTTCTGGACTCATCCCTCCTCCAATATGGAACATTTCTTCCTTGAAAGGATTATCCGTTGTTGGCAACGCGCTCAGTGGCACGATACCTGCAGGCGCATTCGCTAACCTCcctcttctccaattgttctacATGAGCTACAACCAGTTTCATGGCCATGTCCCTGCCATATTGGCAAATTCCTCCGAGCTGCAAAGAATTGAGCTCGGGTACAATTTCTTTAGTGGCACGGTTCCTCCAGAGGTTGGAGGCTTGCAGAATCTTGAATCGCTGGCTCTCTCGAACAATCTGCTACAAGCTACGACTCCAAGTGACTGGAACTTCATGTCCACCTTATCCAATTGCTCCCAGTTACAATATCTGGACTTGGCCTCAAACGAATTAGGAGGGATGCTTCCTTCGTCGATCTCTAACCTGTCAACGTCGCTCGTATATCTGTCCCTCTCTCGTAACCGGATACTAGGGAACATACCTGAAAGAATTGGAAATCTTCTCCAGTTGCAGGTCCTATCCCTTGAGAATAATCTTCTCACGGGAACTCTTCCATCTTCTTTGAGCATCCTTACCAACTTGGGAGATCTGTCCCTGGGAAGGAACAATTTAAGTGGGAGCGTCCCGTTGACCATCGGAAATCTTACTCAGTTAAGCAACTTGTATCTCGGGTACAATACTTTCAGCGGTAGCATACCAAGTACTGTGGGGAACTTGGCATCCTTGCTGAATATTGATTTCTCAACCAACAACTTGACAGGGATAATTCCCAGTAGTTTATTCAACATCAGCACACTCTCTCTAGGTTTGGATCTCTCCTATAATTGTTTGGAGGGGTCGATACCGTCTGAAATTGGAAATCTGAAAAACCTTGTAGAATTCCGAGCGGCGTCAAATAGATTATCACATGAAATCCCTCCTACCCTTGGTGACTGCGAGATTCTCCAAAACATATATCTTCAAAACAATTTCCTGGAAGGTAGTATTCCGCCACTCTTGAGCAGACTGAAGGGTTTAGAAATCCTAGACCTCTCAAGCAACAAATTATCAGGCCAAATGCCAAAGTTTTTGGAGGACCTCAACACACTTCACTATCTAAACCTCTCCTTCAATAACTTCATTGGTGAAGTGCCGTTTACCGGTATCTTCACGAATGCTACTACAGTTTCAGTGCAAGGTAATGATAAACTTTGTGGTGGAATCCAGGATCTTCACCTGCCCCCATGTTCTTTTGAATCATCAAAGAAGAACAAACTTCTATTGAAAACAATCATTATTCCCCTAGTTGCGGTGTTGGGTGTCATTTTCTTGGTCTTTTTCCTGCTTGCTTGGAACAAGCAAAGATCAAATCGTAACCCTTCGACTGCAAGTATCCAAGGCTACCCTTCGGTTCCTTACCTTACATTGGCAAAAGCAACAAATGGTTTCTCCACAGCAAACTTGTTGGGTAGTGGCACTTTTGGCTCTGTATATAAAGGGAACTTAGGCGGAGATAGGGGTGACAGTGCAAATATTGTTGCTATCAAAGTACTTAAACTCCAAACACCGGGTGCACTCAAAAGTTTCACAGTGGAATGCGAAGCAATCAGAAACACTCGACATCGAAATCTTGTCAAGATAATGACATTGTGTTCAAGCATTGATTCCAAAGGGGACGACTTCAAAGCAATCGTCTTTGAGTTCATGCCTAATGGAAGTCTAGAAGATTGGTTGCATCCAGACCAAAATGAGGAGAAGCATTTGGATCTCCTTAAAAGAGTGAGCATACTACTGGATGTGGGATATGCACTGGATTATCTTCACTCCTATGGCGCTGCACCAATTGCTCACTGTGATCTTAAGCCAAGCAATGTACTTTTGGATGTTGATTTGGTAGCCCATGTTGGTGACTTTGGACTTGCTAGGATTCTTACCGAGGGAAACTCTTTTCCCCAAAACTCTACGAGCTCGATGGGATTTAGAGGGACAATTGGGTATGCTGCTCCAG AGTATGGTGCTGGAAATGTGATCTCTATACAAGGAGATGTGTACAGCTACGGAATTCTCATCTTAGAAATTGTAACTGGGAAGAGGCCCACCGATAGCATGTTCATACAAGGATTAAATCTCCACAAGTATGCTGAAATGGCCATACATGGTGGAGTAATGGACGTTGTTGACATGCGGCTTTTTTCCCACATCAAGAAGGGGTCGCCAGCCACAGATGACTCTTCTACTTTTTCAAGAACGTATGATCCTTCTGACGAGAGAAGGATTGACTGCCTGACCTCACTTCTTAGACTCGGAGTATCTTGCTCCCAGGAAATGCCCGTGAGTAGAATGTTGATCAAAGATACCATCAAAGAGTTGCGGTCTATCAAAGATTTCCTCGCGTAG